One Faecalicatena sp. Marseille-Q4148 DNA window includes the following coding sequences:
- a CDS encoding conjugal transfer protein TraE translates to MPKNKQQEAQEKRLQKNIRQAKKTRADAKQGKTKSARSKPSKKGGFFAGLKADAPQTVQQSIPYREMYRDGICRLTDTLYTKTVQFFDINYQLAQADDKAQIFEGYCDFLNYFDASIHVQLTFINQRANMQDFTRSIDIPPRGDEYDGIRKEYGDMLKNQLQKGNNGLTKRKYITFGIEADDLRTAKMRLERIETDVLANFKTLGVQARSLNGLERLELLHSQLHPDGQEKFHFQWSDLPKTGLSTKDFISPSGLSFSKDGKTFRVGDHSGAVSFLQILAPELTDRLLADLLDLNDAVTVNLHIQSIDQAQAIRNIKRKMSDLQKMTIEEQKKAVRSGYDMDIIPTDLATYGEEAKNLLQDLQSRNERMFLVTVLVENIAAKRQKLFNDIFAASGVAQKYNCALKRLDYQQEQGLMSSLALGTNQIEIERGLTTSSTAIFVPFTTCELFQEGEALYYGLNALSNNLIMANRKTLKNPNGLFLGTPGSGKSFSAKREIVNVFLLTEDDIIIADPENEYGPLVQQFGSQGQVIDISPTSTNYINPMDINLDYSDDENPITLKSDFILSLCDLIIGGKEGLSPIERTIIDRCTRLVYREYLQNPCPENMPILGDLYELLLKQSEPEAQNIATALEIYVNGSLNVFNHRSNIQMDQHRVLCFQLKSLGKALKEIGLLIMQDAVWNRVTANRSKHKTTWFYIDEFHLLLKGQTGSFSVEIWKRFRKWGGIPSGLTQNVKDLLASREIENIFGATR, encoded by the coding sequence TTGCCAAAAAACAAGCAGCAGGAAGCTCAGGAAAAGCGTCTGCAAAAAAACATCAGGCAGGCCAAAAAGACCAGAGCCGATGCAAAGCAGGGCAAAACTAAGTCTGCCCGTTCCAAGCCGTCTAAAAAAGGCGGTTTTTTTGCCGGGCTGAAAGCAGATGCCCCGCAGACGGTCCAGCAGAGCATTCCCTACCGTGAAATGTACCGGGATGGGATCTGCCGGCTGACCGATACCCTTTACACCAAAACGGTGCAATTTTTTGATATTAACTATCAGCTTGCACAGGCAGATGATAAAGCACAGATCTTCGAGGGTTACTGCGATTTCTTAAATTACTTCGACGCCTCGATCCATGTGCAGCTTACCTTTATCAACCAGCGGGCCAATATGCAGGATTTTACCAGAAGCATTGACATCCCTCCCCGCGGCGACGAGTATGACGGAATCCGCAAGGAATACGGGGATATGTTAAAAAACCAGTTGCAGAAAGGAAATAACGGTCTCACCAAACGCAAATACATTACCTTTGGGATCGAGGCAGATGACCTGCGTACTGCGAAAATGCGTCTGGAACGCATTGAAACGGATGTACTGGCAAATTTCAAAACCCTTGGAGTCCAGGCAAGATCCTTAAACGGACTGGAACGTCTGGAACTTCTTCACAGCCAGCTTCACCCGGACGGTCAGGAAAAATTTCATTTCCAGTGGTCGGATCTGCCTAAGACCGGTCTTTCTACCAAAGACTTCATTTCCCCATCCGGGCTGTCTTTTTCAAAGGATGGAAAGACATTCCGGGTAGGCGACCATTCCGGTGCTGTCTCCTTTTTGCAGATTTTGGCGCCGGAGCTTACTGATCGGCTTTTAGCGGATCTTCTTGACTTAAACGACGCCGTGACCGTCAACCTGCATATCCAGTCTATCGACCAGGCACAGGCAATCCGAAACATCAAACGCAAAATGTCGGACCTGCAGAAAATGACCATTGAGGAACAAAAGAAAGCGGTCCGATCCGGGTATGATATGGACATCATTCCCACCGACCTTGCCACCTATGGAGAGGAAGCCAAAAATCTTTTGCAGGATTTACAGAGCCGCAATGAGCGCATGTTCCTTGTGACGGTACTGGTGGAAAATATCGCAGCCAAACGCCAAAAGCTGTTCAATGATATTTTTGCCGCTTCGGGTGTGGCACAGAAATACAACTGTGCCTTAAAACGGCTGGATTACCAGCAGGAACAGGGGCTTATGTCCTCGCTTGCTCTTGGTACGAACCAGATTGAAATTGAGCGCGGGCTTACGACCAGCAGCACAGCGATCTTTGTACCGTTTACCACCTGTGAATTGTTCCAGGAGGGCGAGGCGTTGTATTACGGCCTGAACGCCCTTTCCAATAACCTGATCATGGCGAACAGAAAAACGCTGAAAAATCCCAATGGGCTGTTTCTCGGTACCCCAGGAAGCGGTAAATCTTTCTCTGCCAAGCGTGAGATCGTCAATGTGTTCCTTCTGACGGAGGACGACATCATTATCGCTGACCCGGAAAATGAATATGGGCCGCTGGTACAGCAGTTCGGTTCCCAGGGGCAGGTCATTGATATTTCCCCTACTTCCACGAACTACATCAACCCGATGGACATCAACTTGGACTATTCCGATGATGAAAACCCGATCACTTTGAAAAGTGATTTTATCCTGTCGCTGTGTGACCTTATCATCGGCGGCAAAGAAGGGCTTTCCCCTATTGAAAGGACGATCATCGACCGTTGTACCAGACTGGTGTACCGGGAATACCTGCAGAACCCATGCCCGGAAAATATGCCGATCTTAGGCGATCTTTACGAGCTGCTTTTGAAACAGTCTGAACCGGAGGCACAGAATATCGCAACGGCGCTGGAAATCTATGTCAATGGTTCCCTTAACGTGTTCAACCACCGTTCCAATATCCAGATGGATCAACACCGTGTACTGTGTTTCCAGCTTAAATCACTGGGAAAAGCCTTAAAGGAAATCGGGCTTTTGATCATGCAGGATGCGGTGTGGAATCGTGTCACGGCCAACCGTTCCAAACATAAAACAACCTGGTTCTATATCGACGAATTCCACCTTCTTTTGAAAGGGCAGACAGGAAGTTTCAGCGTGGAGATCTGGAAACGCTTCCGTAAATGGGGCGGAATCCCATCAGGTTTAACGCAGAACGTCAAGGACCTTCTGGCTTCCCGTGAGATCGAGAACATTTTTGGTGCGACACGTTGA
- a CDS encoding PrgI family protein, with translation MPYVPVPKDLTKVKTKLAFNLTKRQLICFSLAGLVGLPVYFFTRGAIGNSAAVLLMIGLMMPFFFFAMYERDGQPAEKILKNRLRYKLWPKDRPYRTDNLYKSMSKKEVTKIAKKQAAGSSGKASAKKHQAGQKDQSRCKAGQN, from the coding sequence ATGCCTTATGTACCTGTACCAAAGGATTTAACCAAAGTTAAGACTAAGCTGGCCTTCAATCTGACGAAGCGCCAGCTTATTTGTTTCAGCCTTGCCGGGCTTGTCGGCCTTCCGGTGTATTTCTTTACCCGCGGGGCGATCGGCAATTCGGCGGCTGTACTTTTGATGATCGGGCTGATGATGCCCTTTTTCTTCTTCGCCATGTATGAGCGTGACGGGCAGCCGGCAGAAAAGATCTTGAAGAACCGGCTCCGTTATAAGCTCTGGCCGAAGGACCGTCCATACAGGACGGATAACCTGTATAAATCTATGTCAAAGAAGGAGGTTACAAAGATTGCCAAAAAACAAGCAGCAGGAAGCTCAGGAAAAGCGTCTGCAAAAAAACATCAGGCAGGCCAAAAAGACCAGAGCCGATGCAAAGCAGGGCAAAACTAA
- a CDS encoding DNA methyltransferase — MPETKQYGIIYADPPWRYDRKHGSGVAENHYPTMSIEEICALPVSELAAKDSALFLWATFPQLNEAFRVIDAWGFKYKTLAFLWLKQNRKADSWFYGMGFWTRSNAEVCLLATRGRPKRQCAGIHQFVISHIEQHSKKPDEVRDKIVKLMGDQPRVELFARQKTPGWDVWGNEVNCTLTMPERKG, encoded by the coding sequence ATGCCGGAAACGAAACAGTACGGCATTATCTATGCCGATCCGCCATGGCGCTATGACAGGAAACATGGAAGCGGCGTTGCGGAAAACCATTACCCCACAATGAGCATTGAAGAAATCTGTGCCCTGCCGGTATCGGAACTTGCCGCAAAAGACAGTGCCCTTTTTCTGTGGGCGACCTTCCCGCAGCTCAATGAAGCCTTCCGGGTGATCGATGCCTGGGGATTCAAATATAAAACGCTGGCTTTTCTATGGCTCAAACAGAACCGGAAAGCGGATAGCTGGTTTTATGGCATGGGCTTTTGGACCCGCTCAAACGCGGAGGTCTGCCTGCTGGCAACCAGAGGCCGTCCGAAACGCCAATGTGCGGGAATCCATCAGTTTGTGATCTCCCATATTGAGCAGCACAGCAAGAAACCGGACGAGGTGCGGGATAAGATCGTAAAACTCATGGGCGATCAGCCCAGAGTGGAACTGTTTGCAAGACAAAAGACACCCGGCTGGGATGTATGGGGCAATGAAGTGAACTGTACGCTGACTATGCCGGAGCGAAAGGGGTGA
- a CDS encoding SpoVG family protein, with protein sequence MSKTNTEKMAPETQTPEMANGMKLDVRVRPIAPMGNLLAFANVTIGGCFKIDGFRICSSEKGLYVNMPATQDKGGNWKDVCWPVTAEFRKQLNDALIDGYGQAIENLQATLEATKGAAEKPSLTGALKENAGKVKEQPAKPATSKNEQAR encoded by the coding sequence ATGAGTAAAACCAATACAGAAAAAATGGCGCCGGAGACACAGACGCCGGAAATGGCAAACGGCATGAAGCTGGATGTCCGCGTGCGTCCGATCGCCCCAATGGGAAACCTGCTGGCGTTTGCCAATGTTACGATTGGCGGATGCTTTAAGATTGACGGCTTCCGTATCTGTTCCAGTGAAAAGGGGCTGTATGTCAATATGCCCGCAACCCAGGATAAGGGAGGCAACTGGAAAGATGTCTGCTGGCCGGTTACGGCAGAGTTCCGCAAGCAGCTCAACGATGCCTTAATCGATGGGTACGGGCAGGCTATTGAAAATTTGCAGGCAACTCTTGAAGCGACAAAGGGAGCAGCGGAAAAACCTTCCCTGACCGGTGCATTGAAAGAAAATGCCGGTAAGGTCAAAGAACAGCCGGCCAAACCGGCCACATCTAAGAATGAGCAGGCTCGCTAA
- a CDS encoding Maff2 family protein: MAFFASAIDTLKILVIALGAGLGAWGVVNLLEGYGNDNPGAKSQGIKQLMAGGGIALVGATLIPLLSGLFG, from the coding sequence ATGGCATTTTTTGCAAGCGCGATTGATACTTTGAAGATCCTTGTGATCGCCCTGGGCGCAGGTCTGGGCGCATGGGGTGTTGTAAACCTTCTCGAAGGTTACGGAAATGATAACCCAGGTGCAAAATCCCAGGGGATCAAGCAGCTTATGGCAGGCGGAGGTATCGCTCTGGTTGGTGCAACGCTGATTCCGCTGCTTTCCGGCCTGTTCGGTTAA
- a CDS encoding type IV secretory system conjugative DNA transfer family protein, whose protein sequence is MKIDAETMKKQVILHLPYVLFLLVFAKLGEAVRLAPGADASQKLLGLSEGFALAFQSMWPGAAMDWLIGLCGAAIMRLAVYLRGKDAKKYRKNVEYGSARWGNKADIAPFMDPKPENNIILTQSEGLMLNGRPKNPANARNKNVLVVGGSGSGKTRFFIKPNLMQMHSSYVVTDPKGTVLVECGKMLQRGTPKLDKDGKPVRNEKGKIIYEPYKIRVFNTINFQKSMHFNPFAYIHSEKDILKIVTTLISNTKGEGKAGDDFWVKAETLLYTALIGYIYYEAPANEQNFATLVEMLNAMEVREDDESFKNAVDLLFDALEQKDPDHFALRQYKKYKLAAGKTAKSILISCASRLAPFDIKEVREITMYDELDLDMLGDERTALFLIMSDTDGTFAFLISLIYSILFNRLCERADDIYGGRLPIHVRCLIDEAANIGQIPNLERLMATIRSREISACLVLQAQSQLKALYKDNMDTVIGNCDASLFLGGKEETTLKSWNSLLGKETIDLYNTSVTKGNQESHGQNFQKLGKDLMSVDELAVMDGGKCLLQIRGVRPFLSRKYDITKHPNYKLLSDFNEKNAFNIEKFLSTRMPMRPGERYRNYEVTAEDLASQTL, encoded by the coding sequence ATGAAGATCGATGCAGAAACAATGAAAAAACAGGTCATTCTCCATCTGCCTTATGTTCTGTTCCTTCTGGTATTTGCCAAGCTGGGCGAGGCGGTGCGTCTGGCTCCCGGAGCGGACGCTTCCCAAAAGCTGTTAGGACTGTCCGAAGGCTTTGCCCTTGCGTTTCAGAGTATGTGGCCGGGGGCGGCAATGGACTGGCTGATCGGTTTATGCGGTGCAGCCATTATGCGGCTGGCAGTCTATCTTAGAGGGAAAGACGCTAAGAAATACCGCAAAAATGTGGAATACGGTTCAGCTCGTTGGGGAAATAAAGCCGATATTGCCCCGTTTATGGACCCAAAGCCGGAAAACAATATCATTCTTACCCAAAGTGAAGGACTGATGTTAAACGGAAGGCCCAAAAATCCGGCCAATGCAAGAAATAAAAATGTACTGGTAGTCGGAGGATCAGGTTCTGGAAAAACGCGCTTTTTCATCAAGCCCAATCTGATGCAAATGCACAGTTCCTACGTCGTCACCGATCCGAAAGGTACAGTCCTTGTGGAATGCGGAAAGATGTTACAGCGAGGCACGCCAAAGCTGGACAAGGACGGAAAGCCTGTGCGGAATGAAAAAGGAAAGATCATCTATGAGCCCTATAAAATACGGGTATTCAATACGATCAATTTTCAGAAAAGTATGCACTTTAACCCATTCGCCTACATTCATTCCGAGAAAGATATTTTGAAAATCGTCACGACTCTGATCTCCAATACCAAAGGCGAAGGAAAAGCCGGAGACGATTTCTGGGTCAAAGCAGAAACCCTGCTCTATACGGCACTGATCGGATATATCTACTATGAAGCCCCGGCAAACGAACAGAATTTTGCCACACTGGTAGAAATGCTGAACGCAATGGAGGTCCGTGAGGATGATGAATCGTTCAAAAATGCCGTTGACCTTCTCTTTGACGCGCTGGAACAAAAAGACCCGGATCATTTTGCCCTGCGTCAATATAAGAAATATAAGCTCGCTGCCGGAAAAACAGCAAAGTCGATCCTTATTTCCTGTGCTTCCAGACTGGCTCCTTTTGACATTAAAGAAGTCAGGGAAATTACCATGTATGACGAACTGGATCTGGATATGCTGGGGGATGAACGGACTGCTCTTTTCCTTATTATGAGTGATACGGACGGGACCTTTGCATTTTTGATCAGTCTGATCTATTCCATTTTGTTTAACCGCTTGTGCGAACGGGCAGATGATATATATGGCGGAAGGCTTCCCATCCATGTACGCTGCCTGATCGACGAGGCGGCAAATATCGGGCAGATCCCGAACCTGGAGCGTCTTATGGCGACCATCCGAAGCCGTGAGATCTCTGCCTGCCTGGTGCTGCAGGCGCAAAGCCAGCTCAAAGCCCTGTATAAAGACAACATGGACACCGTCATCGGTAACTGTGACGCCTCTCTTTTCTTAGGAGGCAAAGAAGAAACCACCTTAAAAAGCTGGAACTCCCTATTGGGGAAAGAGACCATCGACCTGTATAACACCAGTGTCACAAAGGGCAATCAGGAATCCCACGGACAAAATTTTCAAAAGCTGGGAAAGGATCTGATGTCGGTGGATGAACTGGCAGTTATGGACGGGGGCAAATGTCTGCTGCAGATCAGGGGTGTGCGGCCGTTCCTCTCCCGGAAATACGATATAACCAAACACCCAAATTACAAACTGCTTTCCGATTTTAATGAGAAGAACGCTTTTAATATCGAAAAGTTTCTTTCTACCCGGATGCCGATGCGTCCCGGTGAACGATACCGCAATTATGAAGTCACAGCCGAAGATCTGGCTTCCCAGACTTTATAG
- a CDS encoding PcfB family protein — protein sequence MQEDLEQRTVSVSIQAAKLSGRVLRAAIAAVLQKMEQERTMPRVGRNSMKRLTYKDPGANTIEVSGRIRSFERYVRKHQVRYHIEKELGTDPPKWTVYFKANQADALTAAFKEYTKKDLTRSTRPSLLTQLHKFKELAQSLGRDRVKNKEHGGPER from the coding sequence TTGCAGGAAGATCTCGAACAACGAACGGTTTCTGTTTCTATACAGGCAGCAAAACTGTCAGGGCGGGTACTGCGTGCGGCTATTGCTGCGGTACTCCAAAAGATGGAACAGGAACGTACAATGCCAAGAGTCGGACGCAACAGTATGAAGCGGCTGACTTATAAAGACCCCGGAGCTAATACCATTGAAGTTTCAGGACGAATCCGCTCTTTTGAACGGTATGTCAGGAAACATCAGGTACGCTACCATATAGAAAAGGAACTTGGGACCGATCCCCCAAAATGGACGGTATATTTCAAGGCAAACCAGGCGGATGCACTGACGGCAGCATTTAAGGAATATACAAAGAAAGACCTTACACGCAGCACCAGACCGTCGCTGCTTACACAGCTTCATAAGTTCAAAGAACTGGCGCAGTCGCTTGGCCGTGACCGTGTAAAGAACAAAGAACACGGAGGACCGGAACGATGA
- a CDS encoding DUF3846 domain-containing protein, with product MKVLMVEPGKSPYAAEIESGLKSLQAAVGGDIQAVYPYEDPVALICNEEGKLMGLPLNRALFDDDGHIYDIVSGNFLIVGLGEEDFTDLSPDLMEKYGEQFKYPEKFARIAGEIIAVKQPATNEHREKPMMHHSGPDL from the coding sequence ATGAAAGTGTTAATGGTAGAGCCGGGCAAGTCCCCTTATGCTGCGGAGATCGAAAGTGGTCTGAAATCCTTGCAGGCGGCAGTGGGCGGAGATATTCAAGCGGTCTATCCGTATGAGGACCCGGTGGCTCTGATCTGTAATGAAGAAGGCAAGCTGATGGGGCTGCCTCTGAACCGAGCTCTCTTTGACGATGACGGCCACATCTATGATATTGTGTCCGGGAATTTTCTGATCGTTGGTCTTGGTGAGGAAGATTTTACAGACCTTTCCCCGGACTTGATGGAGAAATACGGGGAGCAGTTCAAGTACCCTGAAAAATTTGCAAGGATTGCCGGCGAGATCATTGCAGTCAAGCAGCCTGCAACCAATGAACACCGGGAAAAACCGATGATGCACCATTCCGGCCCGGATTTGTAG
- a CDS encoding XRE family transcriptional regulator codes for MKKIENTALQMIAEASRCPDYSPDMVKSLMKKLDMNEKGFALLMNVAPSTVRLWTSGAAQPCGTAKRLMQIYETGPEIVGKIAGGPLPADGRD; via the coding sequence ATGAAAAAAATTGAAAATACCGCTTTGCAGATGATTGCCGAGGCTTCCCGGTGTCCAGACTACAGCCCCGATATGGTTAAATCGCTGATGAAAAAGCTGGACATGAACGAAAAGGGCTTTGCGCTTTTGATGAATGTTGCCCCATCCACAGTGCGTCTTTGGACCAGCGGAGCTGCACAGCCCTGCGGCACAGCAAAACGCCTCATGCAGATTTATGAAACCGGTCCGGAGATTGTCGGCAAGATTGCCGGCGGGCCGCTACCGGCAGATGGGAGGGATTGA
- a CDS encoding toprim domain-containing protein: MPGVTKEQIQAAREADLFTYLQFHEPGVLKRDGPNFRHKEHDSLVYVTGKRYWYWNSRGRSINALDYLIQIRGYGLVDAVHALVGGEIRQEPAYRSTAEIQVSKEPEKKAFSLPWARRCATAAVSYLQKRGISSEVIRQCLQAGIFYEARYHGEPVCVFVGKDDSGKAKFACMRSIGGNLKKDVYGSDKGYNFCYPPQSPGSRHVAVFEAPIDALSHATLQELEGWKWNGYRLSLGGTSHVALTSFLERHPEIRRVTLYMDRDLAGFVNARKIKTMLHEDKRFRHIRVSVNPPRMGKDYNEKLLQVREQLQTSQHQRRPKEAAVSI; encoded by the coding sequence ATGCCCGGCGTAACCAAAGAACAGATTCAGGCAGCGCGGGAAGCTGACTTGTTTACTTACCTGCAATTCCATGAACCCGGCGTGCTGAAACGGGATGGACCTAATTTCCGGCATAAGGAGCATGACAGTCTGGTATATGTGACCGGGAAAAGGTACTGGTACTGGAACAGCCGTGGACGGAGTATCAATGCGCTGGACTACCTGATCCAGATTCGGGGATATGGTCTTGTGGATGCGGTTCATGCTCTGGTAGGTGGAGAAATCCGGCAGGAACCGGCCTACCGAAGTACGGCAGAAATACAGGTATCAAAGGAGCCGGAAAAGAAAGCATTCTCTCTCCCCTGGGCCAGACGTTGCGCGACCGCTGCGGTCTCCTATTTGCAGAAACGGGGGATCAGCTCAGAAGTCATTCGCCAGTGTTTACAAGCCGGGATTTTTTACGAAGCCCGGTATCATGGAGAACCGGTTTGTGTGTTTGTAGGGAAAGATGATTCCGGGAAAGCGAAGTTCGCCTGTATGCGCAGTATCGGCGGCAATCTCAAAAAGGATGTCTATGGCAGCGACAAAGGATATAACTTTTGTTATCCCCCGCAAAGTCCGGGCAGCCGGCATGTGGCAGTTTTTGAAGCTCCTATTGATGCGCTTTCCCATGCAACACTTCAAGAGTTGGAGGGATGGAAATGGAATGGTTATCGCTTGTCTTTGGGAGGTACTTCCCATGTGGCGCTGACTTCTTTCCTGGAACGCCACCCGGAGATCCGGCGTGTTACCCTTTATATGGACCGCGACCTTGCCGGATTTGTCAATGCTCGGAAAATCAAGACCATGCTCCACGAGGATAAACGTTTCCGTCATATCCGGGTAAGTGTCAACCCTCCCCGGATGGGAAAAGATTACAATGAGAAATTGCTGCAGGTTCGGGAACAACTGCAAACCAGCCAGCACCAACGCCGCCCAAAAGAGGCGGCTGTTTCAATTTAG
- a CDS encoding helix-turn-helix domain-containing protein gives MAVFRVEKTKDFTIMSNHHLRNTELSLKAKGLLSLMLSLPEDWDYTTKGLAHICKDGVDSITTALKELERHGYLTRQRLRYDNGQLGDIEYTIHEQPVSTENTGLSPKRENPRQVKPEQAKPKQAEPEQENPAQLNTNPLKTKKSKKDKSITYPSIYPAEPEAASRTDGMDRIELIEAYREIIKENIEYDLLVLRYGRERLDEALELMLEVILSKRPYIRIAGDDFPREIVKSRFLKINSGHLEYVFDCIDKNTTKVGNIKAYLLAALYNAPATMDSYYRAEVNHDLYGC, from the coding sequence ATGGCAGTATTCCGTGTAGAGAAAACAAAGGACTTTACGATAATGAGCAATCACCATCTGCGCAATACGGAGTTGTCCTTAAAGGCAAAGGGGCTTTTATCACTTATGTTGTCGCTGCCGGAAGATTGGGATTATACCACAAAGGGACTCGCCCATATCTGCAAGGATGGTGTGGATTCTATCACTACTGCCCTGAAGGAACTGGAGCGGCATGGTTATCTCACCAGACAGCGCCTCCGCTATGATAACGGGCAGTTGGGAGACATTGAATATACGATCCATGAGCAGCCTGTAAGTACCGAAAACACAGGGCTTTCACCTAAACGGGAAAATCCAAGACAGGTAAAACCTGAACAGGCAAAACCTAAACAGGCGGAACCTGAACAGGAAAATCCGGCACAATTAAATACTAATCCATTAAAAACAAAAAAATCAAAAAAAGATAAATCAATAACTTATCCATCAATCTATCCAGCAGAGCCGGAAGCGGCAAGCCGCACGGATGGGATGGATCGGATAGAGCTGATAGAAGCCTATCGTGAAATCATCAAAGAAAATATCGAATATGACTTACTGGTCTTACGGTATGGCAGGGAACGTCTGGACGAAGCCCTTGAACTTATGCTTGAAGTGATTTTGTCTAAACGCCCTTACATTCGCATTGCCGGAGATGATTTTCCGAGGGAGATCGTCAAGAGCCGGTTCCTGAAGATCAATTCCGGTCACTTAGAGTATGTCTTTGACTGTATCGACAAGAACACGACGAAGGTTGGAAACATCAAAGCCTACCTGTTGGCGGCGCTGTATAATGCCCCGGCTACAATGGACAGCTATTACCGTGCCGAGGTCAATCACGACCTGTACGGCTGTTAG
- a CDS encoding addiction module toxin RelE codes for MELNEMEKKLLFQVESDYQTKILNELYMTVRYSNNSEQREAAEGLMAKLRVLSNAECMDLVKDIQKNYRLPYPARTIGEKIAEARQQSGAEKLKGHDIMALERFDPEVRHMIVFDVLSYDSPVGDKGDKMRLFLTDTGYQKFLESQERGEVKLKNHAKVSGGHLHYDHRDHVL; via the coding sequence ATGGAATTAAACGAAATGGAAAAAAAGCTGCTCTTTCAGGTGGAGAGCGATTATCAGACAAAGATCCTGAATGAACTTTATATGACCGTGAGGTATTCAAATAATTCCGAGCAGCGGGAGGCGGCAGAAGGTCTTATGGCAAAACTTCGTGTTCTGTCAAATGCAGAGTGCATGGACTTGGTAAAAGATATTCAGAAGAATTACCGTCTGCCCTATCCAGCCCGGACGATTGGAGAAAAGATCGCCGAGGCCAGACAGCAATCAGGTGCAGAAAAATTGAAGGGGCATGACATCATGGCGCTTGAACGCTTTGACCCGGAGGTAAGGCACATGATCGTTTTTGATGTATTGTCTTACGATTCCCCTGTTGGCGACAAAGGCGATAAGATGCGCTTGTTCCTTACAGATACCGGCTATCAGAAATTTTTAGAGAGTCAGGAACGGGGCGAAGTGAAACTGAAAAACCATGCGAAGGTCTCTGGCGGCCATCTCCATTATGACCACAGGGATCATGTCTTGTAA
- a CDS encoding TnpV protein: MPVGDCFIPTIELKPVENKILNKYGRMRRVFLQEQKPIFFDDLVLTEQLFPHLYEVQEIAEKRVEVIMAGLLEKNPAPDKETDAMAWVRHMNLLKEMAEEIVVREVIYT; encoded by the coding sequence ATGCCTGTGGGAGACTGCTTTATCCCAACAATCGAATTAAAACCAGTGGAAAACAAGATTTTAAACAAGTACGGCAGGATGCGCAGAGTGTTTTTGCAGGAGCAGAAGCCTATATTTTTCGATGATCTGGTGCTGACTGAGCAGCTGTTCCCGCATCTGTATGAGGTGCAGGAGATTGCAGAGAAACGAGTGGAAGTCATTATGGCTGGATTGCTGGAAAAGAATCCGGCTCCGGATAAGGAAACGGATGCTATGGCTTGGGTAAGGCACATGAATTTGCTGAAAGAAATGGCGGAGGAAATAGTGGTCAGGGAAGTAATTTATACATAA
- a CDS encoding helix-turn-helix domain-containing protein, with protein MRNKKLIPFETIEKAVAGEPEAIDAVLRHYTARIKYLSTYRGHINDDIQDRLKAQLIKAILQFRFDR; from the coding sequence ATGAGGAATAAGAAACTGATACCCTTTGAAACCATTGAGAAAGCTGTTGCCGGCGAGCCGGAAGCCATAGACGCGGTACTGCGGCATTACACAGCGCGGATTAAATATCTGTCTACCTATCGCGGGCATATTAACGACGATATTCAAGACCGTCTGAAAGCACAGCTTATCAAGGCTATCCTACAATTCCGTTTTGACAGGTAG
- a CDS encoding sigma-70 family RNA polymerase sigma factor, whose product MSERSFEPFATDNYFEQYVYEKPTVFVVQGKEVVVTSKRLADALANLPEQRRTVLLMNFFLGYSERKIGNEYGRSRSTVNYWKLAALKQLRKELEETEHEE is encoded by the coding sequence ATGTCGGAAAGGTCTTTTGAACCGTTTGCAACCGACAACTATTTTGAGCAGTATGTTTATGAAAAGCCGACTGTTTTTGTTGTGCAAGGGAAAGAAGTTGTCGTTACAAGTAAACGGTTAGCCGACGCATTAGCTAATCTGCCAGAACAAAGGCGCACTGTTCTGCTGATGAATTTCTTCCTAGGTTACAGCGAAAGAAAAATCGGGAATGAGTACGGAAGAAGCAGAAGTACAGTCAACTACTGGAAACTGGCGGCATTGAAGCAGTTAAGAAAAGAACTGGAGGAAACTGAACATGAGGAATAA